A window of Apium graveolens cultivar Ventura chromosome 8, ASM990537v1, whole genome shotgun sequence contains these coding sequences:
- the LOC141680106 gene encoding uncharacterized protein LOC141680106, which yields MGRLKKKARIADDDRISKLPDDLIHRIMSFLDIQQAGQTSVLSKRWKPVWTTLPYLRFNGCLNHKKHTNYCKFLDEVFYGRKHRSGIITLELWARKFRLDLRKMKKYVKYAISRKVERINFKTLRCCSLSLFKSESLKQLKLKMKFEYNKLMKSVCWNLPNLTTLHLKSCQKYSNTIRQFPESCLMCLPALTTLGLDHLELPESLCLPSLTSLRLKSCTLPRKVWDFPALLTLELLDVFFPENISDYFLALTGLRNLTVDFRLRSLGCCVISSYGLLTLTIKVSKYNTDRARGRVVVLAPKLCNFNAIGFFRTRFEGSMLENVYIKYWQYKNYREQELKEHLNLLKVMFAQLGSTKTLTLDLVTLKALFEISDVLVHLRCPFYNLKYLKLPYGCDESILSKPLRQYILSGSPLATIVKTLSQEFYCKTMHNSCSLLVFLRLTVALWVTTEDLIFMMTPAVSIISQNVVLEECLATSTTEPKMRDDTFDMRVTKENVVENSEYRAEKVKALASGESNDRASTSLEKSCFVLWQGHEVNTEYADLLDLIMKRYPETFKHKIIKNHKIWTVKLNMLCSFVNAFTKTSMTEVNSEMLTEYRGLIYVLQKSGFNIDWLMSHLNYIESLYELYASDPHIDNAKEKLQDLQTLHARKISAAESFWTQGISLAAIAHNIGDGLL from the exons ATGGGGCGGTTGAAAAAGAAGGCTAGAATAGCAGACGACGATCGAATCAGTAAGTTGCCGGATGATCTTATTCATCGAATTATGTCCTTTCTGGATATTCAACAGGCAGGTCAAACCAGCGTTCTCTCGAAAAGATGGAAGCCTGTATGGACTACTCTCCCTTACCTTAGATTTAATGGCTGCTTGAATCACAAAAAGCACACAAACTATTGTAAGTTTCTCGACGAGGTCTTCTATGGTCGAAAGCATAGATCTGGGATAATCACACTGGAGCTTTGGGCTCGTAAATTTCGCCTGGATCTACGCAAGATGAAAAAGTATGTCAAGTATGCAATTTCACGTAAGGTTGAGCGAATAAATTTTAAGACACTTCGTTGTTGCTCATTGTCTCTATTCAAATCTGAATCACTAAAACAACTCAAGCTTAAAATGAAATTTGAATATAATAAACTGATGAAATCAGTTTGTTGGAATTTACCCAACTTAACAACTCTACATTTAAAGTCCTGCCAGAAATATAGTAATACAATCCGCCAGTTCCCGGAATCATGCTTGATGTGCTTGCCTGCTTTAACAACCCTAGGACTTGATCATCTTGAGTTGCCCGAATCTTTGTGTTTGCCATCTTTGACAAGTCTCCGTCTGAAATCTTGCACTTTGCCCAGGAAAGTGTGGGATTTTCCAGCTTTACTCACTCTAGAACTCCTTGATGTATTTTTTCCTGAGAATATAAGTGACTATTTCCTGGCACTTACCGGTCTACGGAATCTCACTGTAGACTTTCGGCTGCGGTCTCTAGGATGTTGTGTTATATCTAGTTACGGTCTGCTCACATTGACTATCAAAGTCTCTAAATATAATACTGACCGTGCTAGGGGGAGAGTTGTGGTGCTGGCACCGAAGCTCTGCAATTTCAATGCTATTGGTTTCTTTCGGACAAGATTTGAAGGTTCTATGTTGGAAAATGTTTATATCAAATATTGGCAATACAAAAATTACAGGGAACAGGAGCTGAAAGAACATCTGAACCTGTTAAAAGTTATGTTCGCACAACTGGGTAGCACCAAGACTCTCACTCTTGACTTGGTAACCCTTAag GCATTATTTGAAATCTCCGACGTTCTTGTACATTTGCGTTGTCCATTCTATAACCTGAAATATTTGAAGCTACCCTATGGATGTGATGAATCAATTTTATCTAAACCATTAAGACAATACATACTCAGCGGCTCTCCACTTGCCACCATTGTCAAAACATTGTCTCAG GAATTTTATTGTAAAACTATGCATAATTCCTGCAGTTTACTGGTTTTTCTTCGACTAACTGTGGCTCTCTGGGTCACGACT GAAGATTTGATTTTTATGATGACACCAGCTGTTTCAATCATCTCTCAGAATGTGGTGCTAGAAGAATGCTTGGCAACTTCAACAACGGAGCCAAAAATGCGTGATGATACTTTTGACATGAGGGTGACGAAAGAGAATGTGGTGGAAAATTCTGAATATCGTGCTGAGAAGGTTAAAGCTCTAGCCTCAGGGGAAAGCAATGATCGAGCGAGCACTTCCTTGGAGAAAAGTTGTTTTGTGTTATGGCAGGGTCATGAGGTAAACACTGAGTATGCAGACTTGCTTGATCTCATCATGAAAAGGTATCCTGAAACATTTAAGCATAAAATCATCAAAAACCATAAAATCTGGACAGTGAAGCTGAACATGTTGTGCTCCTTCGTGAATGCCTTTACCAAAACATCCATGACTGAGGTCAACAGCGAGATGCTCACTGAATACAGGGGTCTTATATATGTCTTGCAAAAATCTGGATTCAATATAGATTGGCTAATGAGCCATCTGAACTACATTGAAAGTCTATATGAACTATATGCAAGCGACCCTCACATTGATAATGCTAAAGAAAAGTTACAAGACTTGCAGACACTTCATGCTAGAAAGATTTCTGCTGCAGAAAGCTTTTGGACTCAGGGTATTAGCCTTGCTGCAATTGCACACAACATCGGAGATGGTTTACTATAA